Proteins from a genomic interval of Trifolium pratense cultivar HEN17-A07 linkage group LG6, ARS_RC_1.1, whole genome shotgun sequence:
- the LOC123889574 gene encoding uncharacterized protein LOC123889574 isoform X1, translating into MAWSPTCATRAYLDTLQLQCNNVDRKQSSFWRVQELGSNEYVSALAAGMKAKLIVEVTSSPASSSTIALAAAARQTGGKLVCILPEPVLDESKESINNSGLKDQVEFRTEDPSKLLPRYKNIDFSLIDCKDESYVMLLNLLNVNPVKSVVVANNLVGDRKGLEGCVRRKDEKVAVRSVKHPIGKGMEVTMISRNNEIDHKRHVRNHHHARKKNKSKWIVKFDEKSGEEHIFRLPQVDLLWN; encoded by the exons ATGGCATGGTCTCCTACATGTGCTACAAGGGCTTACCTTGATACCCTTCAACTG CAGTGTAATAATGTTGATAGAAAACAAAGTAGCTTTTGGAGAGTACAAGAGCTAGGAAGTAATGAATATGTATCAGCATTAGCAGCAGGAATGAAAGCAAAACTTATAGTTGAAGTAACATCGTCTCCtgcatcatcatcaacaatagCCCTTGCAGCTGCCGCGCGACAAACTGGAGGCAAACTTGTGTGTATTCTCCCTGAACCAGTTCTTGATGAGTCCAAAGAATCTATCAACAACTCAGGACTTAAAGACCAAGTAGAATTTAGAACTGAAGATCCATCGAAGTTATTACCGCGCTACAAAAACATTGATTTCTCCCTTATAGATTGTAAAGATGAAAGCTATGTAATGTTGCTCAATTTGCTAAATGTTAATCCTGTTAAATCTGTTGTGGTTGCAAATAATTTGGTTGGTGATAGAAAAGGGTTGGAAGGGTGTGTAAGAAGAAAAGATGAGAAAGTAGCAGTAAGATCTGTGAAACATCCTATAGGCAAAGGTATGGAAGTAACTATGATTAGCAGGAATAATGAAATTGATCATAAGAGACATGTCAGAAATCATCATCATGCAAGAAAAAAGAACAAGAGCAAGTGGATTGTAAAGTTTGATGAGAAAAGTGGTGAGGAACACATATTCAGATTACCTCAAGTTGACTTGTTATGGAATTAA
- the LOC123889572 gene encoding uncharacterized protein LOC123889572 codes for MFKWFCDNHPYGREFYYGGAPPISRDDLIDHIRKFGDSGSQEAKEDLLEKSRSIELDQEEEEVFYSNELPWDELDEYHLKKCCCSGRYNGSEVFYSNKLSWDEHNEYQEKRSRPCCYIGSDRLPDFERGTLFLYNNGDPIIIMKD; via the exons aTGTTCAAATGGTTCTGTGACAACCATCCCTACGGTCGCGAGTTTTATTATGGCGGTGCCCCCCCTATCTCTCGCGATGACCTCATAGATCACATTCGCAAGTTTGGAGACAGTGGATCTCAAGAAGCAAAGGAGGACTTGTTGGAAAAGTCAAG AAGTATTGAACTTGATCAAGAGGAGGAAGAGGTGTTCTACTCAAATGAGCTTCCTTGGGATGAACTCGATGAATATCATCTAAAGAAATGTTGTTGTTCTGGCCGTTACAATGGCAGCGAGGTGTTCTACTCAAATAAGCTTTCTTGGGATGAACACAATGAATATCAGGAGAAACGTTCTCGGCCTTGCTGTTACATTGGCAGCGACCGGCTACCTGACTTTGAACGCGGCACCTTGTTTCTATATAACAATGGAGACcctataataataatgaaagactGA
- the LOC123889573 gene encoding cytochrome b561 and DOMON domain-containing protein At3g61750 isoform X1, producing the protein MAKLRSMAQLWPSFVRICLLNVVFNFKIIALGDDIGSSSGFTSSSSSQTTCKNTNFQIFLPPPYQNISSTICKPVWHTYELRYTKNDDITTIILSAPYTVGWVGIGFSRDGKMVGSSAMVGWINKHGHAKIKQYYLRGNKSSEVIANKGELPLNNVPAAVATNGAEIYLAFQLQTTVPFGKQPILLAFSTKQLHEHHLSKHDDKIAILFDFSSGAKSGSKDPSSNGLIQMRKNHGIMGILGWGLILPIGAIVARYFKHKEPLWFYLHSIIQFVGFAFGLVTVLLGLQLYSKMHVHIPAHRGIGIFVLVLSILQILAFFLRPNRDSKFRKMWNLYHGWFGRMALFFASLNIVLGMQAAGAANDWKISYGFVVGIIIVAVIVLEILAYLKRLEKRSLPPNFPMDPLGVGEETFPSNHLPKG; encoded by the exons ATGGCAAAGCTAAGATCTATGGCTCAGTTATGGCCATCTTTTGTAAGAATATGTCTGCTGAATGTTGTCTTCAACTTCAAGATCATTGCATTAGGGGATGACATTGGAAGTAGTAGTGGTtttacatcatcatcatcatcacaaactaCATGCAAGaatacaaattttcaaatttttctccCTCCACCTTATCAGAATATATCCTCTACAATATGCAAACCTGTTTGGCATACATATGAATTGAGG TACACAAAAAATGATGATATCACAACCATCATATTATCTGCACCCTACACTGTTGGGTGGGTGGGAATTGGATTTTCTAGAGATGGTAAAATGGTTGGATCAAGTGCAATGGTGGGGTGGATTAATAAACATGGTCATGCAAAAATCAAGCAATATTATCTAAGGGGTAACAAATCATCAGAAGTCATTGCAAATAAAGGTGAACTGCCTCTAAATAATGTGCCTGCTGCTGTGGCAACAAATGGTGCTGAAATTTATTTGGCATTTCAGCTTCAAACAACAGTTCCATTTGGGAAGCAACCAATTTTATTGGCTTTTAGTACTAAGCAACTACATGAACACCACCTGTCAAAGCATGATGACAAAATAGCAATTCTATTTGATTTTTCTTCAGGTGCAAAATCAG GTTCTAAGGATCCATCATCCAATGGTTTGATTCAAATGAGGAAGAACCATGGAATAATGGGTATACTAGGGTGGGGCTTAATCCTGCCAATAGGGGCAATTGTTGCTAGATACTTCAAACATAAGGAACCACTTTGGTTCTATCTACATTCAATCATTCAATTTGTTGGATTTGCTTTTGGTCTTGTCACTGTCCTTCTTGGATTACAACTCTACTCCAAAATGCATGTTCACATTCCAGCTCATAGAGGAATTGGCATTTTTGTCCTTGTGCTAAGTATTCTTCAG ATATTAGCATTCTTCTTGAGGCCAAATAGGGATTCCAAATTTCGCAAAATGTGGAATTTGTACCATGGTTGGTTTGGAAGAATGGCACTATTCTTTGCATCATTGAACATAGTGTTGGGAATGCAAGCTGCAGGAGCAGCTAATGATTGGAAGATTAGTTATGGATTCGTTGTTGGTATTATAATTGTTGCAGTCATCGTTCTAGAAATACTCGCATATTTGAAAAGGTTAGAGAAGCGTTCTCTTCCTCCAAATTTCCCAATGGACCCTCTTGGAGTTGGAGAAGAAACCTTTCCAAGTAATCATCTACCAAAAG GATGA
- the LOC123889574 gene encoding uncharacterized protein LOC123889574 isoform X2: MAWSPTCATRAYLDTLQLCNNVDRKQSSFWRVQELGSNEYVSALAAGMKAKLIVEVTSSPASSSTIALAAAARQTGGKLVCILPEPVLDESKESINNSGLKDQVEFRTEDPSKLLPRYKNIDFSLIDCKDESYVMLLNLLNVNPVKSVVVANNLVGDRKGLEGCVRRKDEKVAVRSVKHPIGKGMEVTMISRNNEIDHKRHVRNHHHARKKNKSKWIVKFDEKSGEEHIFRLPQVDLLWN, translated from the exons ATGGCATGGTCTCCTACATGTGCTACAAGGGCTTACCTTGATACCCTTCAACTG TGTAATAATGTTGATAGAAAACAAAGTAGCTTTTGGAGAGTACAAGAGCTAGGAAGTAATGAATATGTATCAGCATTAGCAGCAGGAATGAAAGCAAAACTTATAGTTGAAGTAACATCGTCTCCtgcatcatcatcaacaatagCCCTTGCAGCTGCCGCGCGACAAACTGGAGGCAAACTTGTGTGTATTCTCCCTGAACCAGTTCTTGATGAGTCCAAAGAATCTATCAACAACTCAGGACTTAAAGACCAAGTAGAATTTAGAACTGAAGATCCATCGAAGTTATTACCGCGCTACAAAAACATTGATTTCTCCCTTATAGATTGTAAAGATGAAAGCTATGTAATGTTGCTCAATTTGCTAAATGTTAATCCTGTTAAATCTGTTGTGGTTGCAAATAATTTGGTTGGTGATAGAAAAGGGTTGGAAGGGTGTGTAAGAAGAAAAGATGAGAAAGTAGCAGTAAGATCTGTGAAACATCCTATAGGCAAAGGTATGGAAGTAACTATGATTAGCAGGAATAATGAAATTGATCATAAGAGACATGTCAGAAATCATCATCATGCAAGAAAAAAGAACAAGAGCAAGTGGATTGTAAAGTTTGATGAGAAAAGTGGTGAGGAACACATATTCAGATTACCTCAAGTTGACTTGTTATGGAATTAA
- the LOC123889569 gene encoding UDP-glycosyltransferase 73C25-like translates to MVLQVNINNDVPHFVLFPFIAQGHIIPMIDIAKLLAQRGIIVTIFTTPKNASRFSSVLSRAVSSGLQIKLVTLNFPSKQVGLPEGCENVDMVNSKENIFNLFNAITMLQKPAEDLFDALTPKPSCIISDFCIPWTLQIAEKHKIPRISFHGFSCFCLHCILKVHTSKILETVNSESEYFIVPGIPDQIQVTKAQIPGTVKEEMKEFGEKMHEAEIKSYGVIINTFEELEKAYVKDYKNERNDKVWCVGPVSLCNKDGLDKAQRGNMASISEHLCLKWLDLHQPKSVVYACLGSLCNLIPSQLMELALALEASKKPFIWVIREGNKSEELEKWISEERFEERNKGRGLIIRGWAPQVLILSHHSIGGFLTHCGWNSTLEGISDGVPMITWPLFADQFLNEKLVTQVLRIGVSLGVELPMEWGEEEKLGVLVKKEGIKEAICMVMDEGEESNERRERASKLSEMANRAVGKGGSSYLNMNLLVQDIMQQQSSSKVET, encoded by the coding sequence ATGGTTTTGCAAGTAAACATTAATAATGATGTTCCTCATTTTGTATTATTTCCCTTCATAGCTCAAGGACACATTATCCCTATGATAGACATTGCTAAACTTTTAGCACAACGTGGTATTATTGTTACCATATTTACTACACCAAAAAATGCATCACGTTTTAGTTCTGTTCTTTCTCGTGCTGTTTCTTCTGGCCTCCAAATCAAACTTGTAACACTCAATTTTCCATCAAAACAAGTAGGATTACCAGAAGGGTGTGAAAATGTCGACATGGtaaattcaaaagaaaacatattCAATCTTTTCAATGCAATTACCATGCTCCAAAAACCAGCAGAAGATTTGTTTGATGCATTGACACCAAAACCAAGTTGCATTATTTCAGATTTTTGCATTCCTTGGACTTTACAAATAGCTGAAAAGCATAAAATTCCAAGGATTTCATTTCATGGTTTTTCTTGCTTCTGTCTCCATTGCATACTCAAGGTACACACTTCAAAGATTCTTGAAACCGTCAATTCGGAATCTGAGTATTTCATTGTGCCTGGCATACCTGACCAAATTCAAGTCACCAAAGCGCAGATACCAGGAACAGTGAAAGAGGAAATGAAGGAGTTTGGGGAGAAGATGCATGAAGCTGAAATAAAGTCATATGGTGTAATCATAAACACTTTTGAGGAGTTGGAGAAAGCATATGTTAAGGAttacaaaaatgaaagaaatgatAAGGTGTGGTGTGTTGGACCAGTTTCACTTTGCAACAAAGATGGTTTGGATAAGGCACAAAGAGGGAACATGGCCTCAATAAGTGAACATCTTTGTTTAAAGTGGCTAGATTTGCACCAACCAAAGTCTGTGGTCTATGCATGTCTTGGAAGTTTATGCAACTTAATTCCTTCACAGCTAATGGAATTGGCTTTGGCCCTGGAAGCATCTAAAAAGCCATTTATTTGGGTTATTAGGGAAGGAAATAAAAGTGAAGAGCTGGAAAAGTGGATTAGTGAAGAAAGGTTTGAGGAAAGGAATAAAGGGAGAGGCCTTATAATTAGAGGTTGGGCTCCACAAGTTCTAATATTATCACACCATTCTATCGGAGGATTCTTAACACATTGTGGTTGGAATTCAACACTTGAAGGGATAAGTGATGGTGTGCCAATGATAACTTGGCCATTATTTGCTGACCAATTTTTGAATGAGAAGCTTGTTACTCAAGTGTTGAGGATTGGAGTGAGCCTTGGTGTAGAGCTTCCAATGGAGTGGGGAGAGGAAGAGAAGTTAGGTGTGTTGGTGAAGAAGGAAGGTATTAAGGAAGCAATATGCATGGTGATGGATGAGGGAGAAGAAAGTAATGAGAGGAGAGAAAGAGCTAGTAAACTAAGTGAGATGGCAAATAGAGCTGTTGGAAAAGGAGGCTCCTCTTATCTTAATATGAATTTGCTTGTCCAAGATATCATGCAACAACAATCAAGCAGCAAAGTTGAAACATGA
- the LOC123889571 gene encoding uncharacterized protein LOC123889571 isoform X2 yields MDSILRSSSFHFYPLFLSSLHFNTVRPTSTYCSQSHSNSNTTTDSNNSQQNPTWVSFPLAQIIKKVAAFKIQNRVFNENQQGCCYLQNGGLGVALLSVTANAKVKISPFVATLASNPTFVSGLFAWFVAQSIKVVLNFFVERKWDLRLMCASGGMPSSHSALCTALTTSVALCHGVADSLFPVCLGFSLIVMYDAIGVRRHAGMQAQKIVCVAGRRCLI; encoded by the exons atGGACTCTATCCTTCGATCATCATCCTTTCACTTTTATCCTCTTTTTCTCTCATCTTTGCACTTCAACACCGTCAGACCCACTTCCACTTATTGTTCTCAATCTCACTCTAATTCTAATACAACAACTGATTCAAACAATTCCCAACAAAACCCAACTTGGGTTTCTTTCCCTTTGGCGCAAATCATCAAAAAGGTGGCAGCTTTCAAAATCCAAAACAGGGTTTTCAATGAAAACCAACAAGGTTGTTGTTACTTGCAAAATGGAGGGTTAGGAGTAGCTTTATTAAGTGTAACTGCTAATGCTAAGGTTAAGATTAGTCCTTTTGTGGCTACATTGGCTTCAAACCCAACTTTTGTTTCTGGGTTGTTTGCTTGGTTTGTTGCACAATCTATTAAAGTTGTCTTGAATTTCTTTGTGGAAAGGAAATGGGATTTGAGGTTAATGTGTGCTTCTGGTGGGATGCCTTCTTCTCATTCTGCATTATGTACTGCTCTTACAACTTCTGTTGCTCTCTGTCATGGTGTTGCTGATTCACTTTTTCCTGTTTGTTTGGGGTTTAGTCTTATTGTTATGTATGATGCTATTGGTGTTAGAAGACATGCTGGCATGCAAGCTCAG AAAATTGTGTGTGTCGCTGGACGCAGGTGCTTAATATGA
- the LOC123889573 gene encoding cytochrome b561 and DOMON domain-containing protein At3g61750 isoform X2 — protein sequence MAKLRSMAQLWPSFVRICLLNVVFNFKIIALGDDIGSSSGFTSSSSSQTTCKNTNFQIFLPPPYQNISSTICKPVWHTYELRYTKNDDITTIILSAPYTVGWVGIGFSRDGKMVGSSAMVGWINKHGHAKIKQYYLRGNKSSEVIANKGELPLNNVPAAVATNGAEIYLAFQLQTTVPFGKQPILLAFSTKQLHEHHLSKHDDKIAILFDFSSGSKDPSSNGLIQMRKNHGIMGILGWGLILPIGAIVARYFKHKEPLWFYLHSIIQFVGFAFGLVTVLLGLQLYSKMHVHIPAHRGIGIFVLVLSILQILAFFLRPNRDSKFRKMWNLYHGWFGRMALFFASLNIVLGMQAAGAANDWKISYGFVVGIIIVAVIVLEILAYLKRLEKRSLPPNFPMDPLGVGEETFPSNHLPKG from the exons ATGGCAAAGCTAAGATCTATGGCTCAGTTATGGCCATCTTTTGTAAGAATATGTCTGCTGAATGTTGTCTTCAACTTCAAGATCATTGCATTAGGGGATGACATTGGAAGTAGTAGTGGTtttacatcatcatcatcatcacaaactaCATGCAAGaatacaaattttcaaatttttctccCTCCACCTTATCAGAATATATCCTCTACAATATGCAAACCTGTTTGGCATACATATGAATTGAGG TACACAAAAAATGATGATATCACAACCATCATATTATCTGCACCCTACACTGTTGGGTGGGTGGGAATTGGATTTTCTAGAGATGGTAAAATGGTTGGATCAAGTGCAATGGTGGGGTGGATTAATAAACATGGTCATGCAAAAATCAAGCAATATTATCTAAGGGGTAACAAATCATCAGAAGTCATTGCAAATAAAGGTGAACTGCCTCTAAATAATGTGCCTGCTGCTGTGGCAACAAATGGTGCTGAAATTTATTTGGCATTTCAGCTTCAAACAACAGTTCCATTTGGGAAGCAACCAATTTTATTGGCTTTTAGTACTAAGCAACTACATGAACACCACCTGTCAAAGCATGATGACAAAATAGCAATTCTATTTGATTTTTCTTCAG GTTCTAAGGATCCATCATCCAATGGTTTGATTCAAATGAGGAAGAACCATGGAATAATGGGTATACTAGGGTGGGGCTTAATCCTGCCAATAGGGGCAATTGTTGCTAGATACTTCAAACATAAGGAACCACTTTGGTTCTATCTACATTCAATCATTCAATTTGTTGGATTTGCTTTTGGTCTTGTCACTGTCCTTCTTGGATTACAACTCTACTCCAAAATGCATGTTCACATTCCAGCTCATAGAGGAATTGGCATTTTTGTCCTTGTGCTAAGTATTCTTCAG ATATTAGCATTCTTCTTGAGGCCAAATAGGGATTCCAAATTTCGCAAAATGTGGAATTTGTACCATGGTTGGTTTGGAAGAATGGCACTATTCTTTGCATCATTGAACATAGTGTTGGGAATGCAAGCTGCAGGAGCAGCTAATGATTGGAAGATTAGTTATGGATTCGTTGTTGGTATTATAATTGTTGCAGTCATCGTTCTAGAAATACTCGCATATTTGAAAAGGTTAGAGAAGCGTTCTCTTCCTCCAAATTTCCCAATGGACCCTCTTGGAGTTGGAGAAGAAACCTTTCCAAGTAATCATCTACCAAAAG GATGA
- the LOC123889571 gene encoding uncharacterized membrane protein YuiD isoform X1, translating into MDSILRSSSFHFYPLFLSSLHFNTVRPTSTYCSQSHSNSNTTTDSNNSQQNPTWVSFPLAQIIKKVAAFKIQNRVFNENQQGCCYLQNGGLGVALLSVTANAKVKISPFVATLASNPTFVSGLFAWFVAQSIKVVLNFFVERKWDLRLMCASGGMPSSHSALCTALTTSVALCHGVADSLFPVCLGFSLIVMYDAIGVRRHAGMQAQVLNMILADMFQGHPISERKLKELLGHTPSQVFAGALLGILVACFCCQGCIVMG; encoded by the exons atGGACTCTATCCTTCGATCATCATCCTTTCACTTTTATCCTCTTTTTCTCTCATCTTTGCACTTCAACACCGTCAGACCCACTTCCACTTATTGTTCTCAATCTCACTCTAATTCTAATACAACAACTGATTCAAACAATTCCCAACAAAACCCAACTTGGGTTTCTTTCCCTTTGGCGCAAATCATCAAAAAGGTGGCAGCTTTCAAAATCCAAAACAGGGTTTTCAATGAAAACCAACAAGGTTGTTGTTACTTGCAAAATGGAGGGTTAGGAGTAGCTTTATTAAGTGTAACTGCTAATGCTAAGGTTAAGATTAGTCCTTTTGTGGCTACATTGGCTTCAAACCCAACTTTTGTTTCTGGGTTGTTTGCTTGGTTTGTTGCACAATCTATTAAAGTTGTCTTGAATTTCTTTGTGGAAAGGAAATGGGATTTGAGGTTAATGTGTGCTTCTGGTGGGATGCCTTCTTCTCATTCTGCATTATGTACTGCTCTTACAACTTCTGTTGCTCTCTGTCATGGTGTTGCTGATTCACTTTTTCCTGTTTGTTTGGGGTTTAGTCTTATTGTTATGTATGATGCTATTGGTGTTAGAAGACATGCTGGCATGCAAGCTCAG GTGCTTAATATGATTCTAGCTGACATGTTTCAAGGGCATCCAATTAGTGAAAGGAAACTGAAGGAACTTCTTGGTCACACACCATCTCAAGTATTTGCTGGTGCTCTGCTTGGAATTTTAGTAGCCTGTTTCTGCTGTCAAGGTTGCATTGTGATGGGTTAG
- the LOC123889570 gene encoding uncharacterized protein LOC123889570, which produces MKIVSGAVRSFKGNMSHHNHFLRNLSTWPFPGNGTANHQVNKSESLEEFEQRIFSPRGNSKTDAILDKLNQQQARTRDRSAGNTQMLDDLERSFDTLSDGMDGKLNNAARYFEFDHNEIDKEDYSYRYDTTFQKGSKYDTKDLDLKKPAAQKYSKRDEFIVSTKEVLSQADFRNVRFLANFITEAGILIKRSKTGISAKAQRKVAREIKTARAFGLMPFTTMGTKKFDYGRTMENLDDDFSYRSERRNMPSEHDLEEDIA; this is translated from the exons atgaagattgtTTCAGGTGCAGTTAGGTCATTCAAAGGCAATATGTCACATCACAACCATTTTCTCAGAAACCTTTCTACTTGGCCATTTCCAG GAAATGGAACTGCTAATCATCAGGTTAATAAGTCAGAGTCTCTAGAGGAATTTGAGCAGCGGATATTCAGTCCTAGGGGGAATTCAAAAACTGATGCCATTTTAGACAAGCTCAATCAACAACAGGCAAGGACTCGAGATAGATCTGCTGGAAATACCCAGATGTTGGATGATCTCGAACGAAGTTTTGACACATTATCTGATGGAATGGATGGGAAACTCAATAATGCTGCCAGATACTTTGAATTTGATCATAATGAAATCGATAAAGAAGATTATTCTTATCGATATGATACCACTTTTCAAAAGGGATCAAAATATGATACAAAG GATCTTGATCTTAAAAAACCTGCTGCACAAAAATACTCCAAAAGGGATGAGTTCATAGTATCCACTAAAGAAGTTCTTAGTCAAGCAGATTTCAGG AATGTAAGATTTTTGGCAAACTTCATAACAGAAGCTGGAATTCTTATCAAGAGAAGCAAG ACTGGCATCAGTGCAAAGGCTCAAAGGAAGGTTGCAAGGGAGATTAAAACTGCACGAGCATTTGGCTTAATGCCCTTTACTACAATGGGTACTAAGAAATTTGATTATGGGAGAACTATGGAGAATCTTGATGATGACTTCTCGTACAGGAGTGAAAGGAGAAACATGCCTAGTGAACATGATTTGGAAGAAGACATCGCTTAA
- the LOC123889568 gene encoding phosphatidylinositol 4-kinase gamma 4-like, producing MSSAGVTTLSPVDPTEPLLSPNASHFPSHLPFEDQSIFIFLSFSGSLTPIRVMEWDTIESVKFKIQRSESLPFLTNKQKLVYAGRELARSDSLLKDYGVTDGNVLHLIIKLSDLQVINVKTSSGKEFSFQVERGRDVKYIKRRISKKEKQFDDPEEQELVCNGERLEDQKLIDDICCKHNDAVVHMFVRKKHAKVHRRPLELSIVATDLSDKTKDVCGRKLEVGDEEDTDATQRVVPRKLPDSDFLLEPIIINPKIELAPVIQNMVNSTYDGLAGEKYPIGSAEGTGGAYFMPDSTGQKYVSVFKPIDEEPMAVNNPRGLPLSLNGEGLKKGTRVGQGAFREVAAYVLDHPISGRRKLFGDVKGFAGVPPTLMVKCLHKGFNHPGDLIAKIGSMQMFVKNSGSCEDIGPGAFPVKEVHKISVLDIRLANADRHAGNILISTEKDGDQSVLIPIDHGYCLPTSFEDCTFEWLYWPQARKPYSTETIEYIKSLDAEEDISLLKFHGWDLPIECARTLRISTMLLKKGVERGLTPFAIGNMMCRESLNKESVIEEIVEEALDSVLPGTSEATLMDAVSQIMDQRLDKIFNSPF from the exons ATGTCATCTGCTGGTGTTACTACTCTTAGTCCAGTGGATCCCACTGAGCCATTGTTGTCTCCAAATGCATCCCATTTTCCATCTCATTTGCCTTTTGAGGACCAatccattttcatatttctttcgTTTTCGGGTTCGTTGACTCCTATCCGTGTTATGGAATGGGATACTATTGAGTCTGTCAAATTCAAAATCCAAAGGTCTGAGAGTCTTCCGTTTTTAACTAACAAGCAGAAATTGGTTTATGCTGGTCGTGAACTTGCCCGAAGTGATTCTTTACTCAAGGACTATGGAGTAACAGATGGAAATGTTTTGCATTTGATAATCAAACTATCAGATCTTCAGGTTATCAATGTGAAAACATCTTCCGGAAAGGAATTCTCTTTTCAGGTTGAACGAGGTAGGGATGTCAAGTACATAAAGCGACGGATTTCTAAAAAGGAGAAACAGTTTGATGATCCTGAGGAGCAGGAACTTGTGTGTAATGGGGAACGGTTGGAGGATCAGAAGCTTATTGATGATATCTGTTGCAAGCATAATGATGCAGTGGTGCACATGTTTGTTAGAAAAAAGCATGCAAAAGTTCATAGAAGGCCCCTTGAGCTGTCAATTGTAGCaacagacttgtctgataagaCTAAAGATGTTTGTGGTAGAAAACTTGAAGTTGGCGATGAAGAAGATACTGATGCCACTCAGAGAGTGGTGCCGAGAAAGCTTCCTGATAGTGATTTTCTTTTGGAGCCGATTATAATTAACCCTAAAATTGAGTTAGCTCCAGTGATTCAGAATATGGTAAACTCTACATACGATGGACTAGCTGGTGAGAAATATCCCATAGGTTCGGCAGAAGGTACAGGGGGAGCTTACTTTATGCCTGATTCAACTGGTCAGAAGTATGTGTCTGTTTTTAAGCCTATTGATGAAGAACCAATGGCTGTGAATAACCCTCGAGGTCTTCCATTATCACTAAACGGTGAAGGCTTAAAAAAGGGTACAAGAGTTGGTCAAGGCGCATTCAGGGAAGTTGCGGCTTATGTTTTGGATCATCCAATAAGTGGACGCCGcaaattatttggtgatgtgaaGGGTTTTGCTGGTGTTCCTCCAACATTGATGGTCAAGTGCTTGCATAAGGGATTTAACCATCCAGGAGATTTGATTGCTAAGATTGGATCCATGCAGAtgtttgtgaaaaatagtgggAGCTGTGAAGATATTGGTCCTGGGGCTTTCCCGGTAAAGGAAGTACACAAAATTAGTGTACTGGACATAAGACTGGCAAATGCAGATAGGCATGCTGGGAATATTTTGATCAGCACAGAGAAGGACGGTGACCAATCTGTTCTGATTCCAATTGATCATGGATACTGCTTGCCCACAAGT TTTGAAGATTGTACCTTTGAATGGCTTTACTGGCCGCAAGCCCGGAAGCCATATTCCACGGAAACTATTGAGTACATAAAGTCACTGGATGCTGAAGAAGATATTTCCCTTTTGAAGTTTCATGGATGGGATCTGCCAATTGAATGTGCCCGTACTCTTAGAATCTCAACCATGCTTTTGAAGAAAGGGGTTGAGAGGGGATTGACCCCTTTTGCAATTGGAAACATGATGTGCAGGGAATCATTGAACAAGGAATCTGTGATAGAGGAAATAGTTGAAGAAGCGTTGGATTCTGTTCTTCCTGGCACAAGTGAAGCTACATTGATGGATGCTGTTTCTCAAATCATGGACCAGCGTCTTGATAAGATTTTCAACTCTCCTTTTTAA